In Excalfactoria chinensis isolate bCotChi1 chromosome 3, bCotChi1.hap2, whole genome shotgun sequence, one DNA window encodes the following:
- the ENTPD6 gene encoding ectonucleoside triphosphate diphosphohydrolase 6 — MEAMKISKRFFAFGILACIAFYVAYIKWHLDSKPLVGATEGIAESTGDKVNRQALTADLSVFYGIMFDAGSTGTRIHIFKFTQQPKETPKLTHETFKALKPGLSAYADDVEKSGQGISELLEVAKKEVPMELWKFTPLVLKATAGLRLLPGEKAQKLLDKVKEIFQASPFFVRDNCVSIMNGTDEGISAWITINFLTGSLDDPQKRSVGMLDLGGGSTQITFLPRSEATLQTSPAGHTTSFQMFNSTYKLYSYSYLGLGLMSARLAILGGVEGKPLGEGEELISPCLPPGFKSEWQHAEIVYKIKGQKAGEPLYESCSNKVAKMLYKKVHKAEEVKDLDFYAFSYYYDCAAEVGLIDKEKGGSLTVNDFEVAAKYVCKTMEVSPGSSPFLCMDLTYITFLLQELGFPKTQVFKLARKINNVETSWALGATFHYIDSLNRLQY, encoded by the exons ATGGAAGCCATGAAGATATCAAAGCGGTTCTTTGCGTTTGGGATTTTGGCGTGCATAGCGTTTTATGTCGCATACATAAAATGGCACTTGGATTCCAAGCCGCTTGTGGGAGCAACAGAAGGAATTGCTGAAAGCACCGGAGACAAAGTGAACCGTCAGGCTCTGACCGCAGATCTCTCGGTCTTTTATGGAATCATGTTCGACGCGGGAAGCACAGGAACTCGCATCCACATTTTTAAGTTTACTCAGCAGCCAAAAG AGACTCCCAAGTTAACCCATGAGACGTTTAAAGCGCTGAAGCCAGGTCTGTCTGCATACGCGGATGATGTCGAAaag AGTGGACAAGGAATAAGTGAGCTCCTGGAGGTGGCGAAGAAGGAAGTTCCTATGGAACTGTGGAAGTTTACCCCTCTGGTCCTGAAAGCTACAGCTGGCCTGCGGTTGCTGCCAGGAGAAAAGGCTCAGAAATTGCTGGATAAG GTGAAGGAGATTTTTCAGGCTTCCCCCTTCTTCGTGAGGGACAACTGTGTGTCAATAATGAATGGAACTGATGAAG GTATTTCAGCCTGGATCACGATAAACTTTTTAACAG GTAGCTTAGATGATCCCCAGAAGAGAAGTGTAGGAATGCTGGATTTGGGTGGTGGATCAACGCAGATCACCTTCCTCCCACGCAGTGAG GCAACTCTCCAGACATCACCAGCTGGCCATACAActtcatttcagatgtttaaCAGCACATACAAGCTGTATTCCTACAG tTACCTGGGACTTGGGCTGATGTCAGCAAGGCTCGCCATTTTAGGAGGAGTTGAAGGAAAACCCT tAGGAGAAGGTGAGGAATTGATCAGCCCTTGTTTACCACCTGGCTTCAAATCTGAGTGGCAACACGCTGAGATAGTGTACAAAATTAAAGGACAGAAGGCAG GTGAGCCTCTGTATGAATCTTGTTCTAACAAAGTGGCAAAGATGCTTTACAAGAAAGTGCATAAAGCTGAGGAAGTGAAGGACTTGGATTTTTATGCTTTCTCCTACTATTATGACTGTGCGGCAGAGGTTGGTCTCATAG ataaagaaaaaggagggagcTTAACCGTCAACGATTTTGAGGTTGCAGCTAAGTATG taTGCAAGACCATGGAAGTCAGCCCTGGAAGCAGCCCTTTTCTCTGCATGGACCTCACATACATCACCTTCCTCCTGCAAGAACTGGGCTTCCCTAAGACCCAAGTCTTTAAG ctTGCCCGTAAAATCAACAACGTTGAGACGAGCTGGGCATTGGGAGCCACCTTTCATTACATCGACTCACTCAATAGACTGCAGTACTAA